From Theropithecus gelada isolate Dixy chromosome 5, Tgel_1.0, whole genome shotgun sequence:
TCCGAGCATTGCACAGTCAGTGCCATCATCGCCAGCATGATGAATATTCCCTCGACCTGCCTAGACACACGTGGCCCTCAGCCCCCACTGCACTGCCCATCCCCTCAGAGCCAGGTGCCACTTTGGGAAGTGTTGACATCAGTGCTGTCCCTTTTGCCACCACCCTCCTGAAGGCAGTACACAGCTTCGGTCACGGGCCCTATCAGCTGGCCCGGCCTGCACACAGCAAGCGCTCAGAACCTGCTTGGCTCTTGGCAGAGCAGGCAGGTTCCCCACCTCCCCGAAAAGGGGCCTGGACCACACGGTGCAACCCCAGGGGTGTAGGGGTGGAGCAAGGGGAGTATCTCTGGGGAGCAGCAGGGGCAGATGGATACTCACCCCAGCACAAAGATCAGGCCTACGGCAGCCCCCTCCCCCACGGGGAAGGAACACTCGACTGCCAACTCCATGGCCACGGGGGTCACCGAGAAGCCAAAGAGCCCGAGGAGCGAGCAGGTGGTGGCCAGGGCAAGGGCCTGTCCCTGCAGCAGGGACACCTGGGAGCAGCGGAACGGCAGGCAGACAGGTGGAGGGGGTGGTGGTCAGAATTGGACCTGGTTTCATGGGACACGGGGCATGGGGTGGGAGAACCCATCCCACCCAGGGGCCACCCTAGCTGGCAGAGGCCGGGCAGGAGACAGTCCGGACCTCTGTTCCAGCCAAGCTGCCAACCGCCCTCTCCGGGCctcaccacccacccacccctgcaGGGTGGACTTGGCTTGAGGAGACCCTCACCAGGGCAAAGGCCATGCAGGCCAGAGAGACCAGGCACAGGCCGATCTTGGTGGCCTCAGTGAAGTGCTTGGTCCGGTCCACGTAGGGGCCGAGAGCCAGCGCCCCCAGGATCCCAAACGCGATGAAGAGAGCTCCACAGAGGCCAGAAAACCCCTGGAGGAGGCGAAGGCAAAGGTGGAAACATGCCCCCAATCCTACACCGGGCACTGATCCCAGAGGGCAGAGGACCAGCTCAGAATGTGTGAGCAGAGCAAGGCCCTCCCTGCTGCATGTCTGGATACCAGAAGATGGCCCTGTCCTGCAGACCCACAGGGGTGGGGCCTTGCTGGGAAGGGGCACTGGGAGCCCTGGGGGCCCCATCTTCCCAACCACGCACCATCAGTCCCTCCACTCCATCCCACAGCTGCACCACCTCGCTGCAGCTGTGCCCACCACCTCCACTGCCTGTGGACATAATGTCGCCCAAGGCATCTCGGGAGGGCCCACAGCACAGAAGGATGTCAATGTGGCCCCTGCCAGGGTCGGACACGGAGCACCCCAGAGGCAGCGGTGACTCCGTGGCCGTATGGggtgggtgacagaggcagagcCCCCATGGGTGGGGCCAGGGCTCACACTGGAGTAGCCGCTTGCACAGAGGATCTGCTGCAGGAGGGTTGAGAAGCTGTAGGAGATCCCGATGCATCCCCCGAAGCACACAGCCAGGATGACATAGGCCTTATTCCGCACCAGCTTCGGGGAAAGAGTGTCTCAGCCCTGCAGCCCCGGGGGCCCTTCCCAAATCCATCCCCTCCTCGGCCTCTCGCCCCAACCCCCAAATCCACCCTACCCTGGGGATCCCACAGCACTGACCAGCTTGAGCCCATCCAGGAACTTCTCTGAGGTGGAGCTGGCAGCCCCGGCAgagggcggggtggggggcaCGCTCTCCCGGAGGCAGATGGTGGACAGCAGGCAGACAACGCCAGCAGGGATGGCGTAGACACTGAGctggggaggggtgtgtgtgtgcacagggaGACCACGCAGACTGGCGCCCACACACGCTgcagccctgcctgccccaggTGCCACCTCTCAGCTCCTCCTGCCCCACCACTGGCTGCCTCCCAACCCCTGGTCTGCAGCCACCCTCTGCGAGGCCCAGGCTGGGAAGGGCCTGCTTGACTTCATCCTCGCCTGCTCCAGGGGCTGATAGGGAGCCCTGGCTGTCAACACACCCCTCACCAGTGACACCCTCCTGGCTGACGTTAGCCCAGCACCCCCAGGCTCCAGACTCATCTCACTGTCGGCTGCACAGCCCGTGACAGGGCTCAACACATGGACACCGATGGGTGCagaggcacacatgcacacacgctcACCCTCAGTACATAGTCACAagcacagacacaccacacacacccgaTGCACATGCACgagcacacacaggcacacaccacacaacacacatgGGCACAGGAACAGAGACATGCaccgcacacaccacacacactcgaTACACATAGGCATGCATagtaacatcacacactggacgggcatggtggctcacgcccgtaatcccactttgggaagccgaggcagaaggatcacgaggtcaggagtttgagaccagcctggccaacatggtgaaaccccacccaactctaccaaaaatacaaaaaaaaaaaaaaaaattagccgagcatggtggcgcacgcctgtagtcccagctactccagaggatgAGGcggggaattgcttaaacccaggaggtggaggttgcagtgagccgagattgcgccactgcagtccagcctgggcaacaggctgagACTCCTTCttggggggcggggcggggggaaTCACACACAGGCATAGGAACACGGACACGCTTGGGCTCAGGAACACACAGACACGCATGCGCACACACCACACAGGTCAGGCACGGGCGCCTCATGACCCCTCACCATTAACAGAATGTCCTCGCCCTTCTTGACCAGCGCAGGGGACAGCATGTTGGCCACAAGGACGCCCAGGGGGTTCGCTGGGTGGGCGGATGCACAGGGAAATGCATCAGCTCAGCTGTGGCCCGGCTTCCTCTCCAGCCCACAGGCAGAACCTTCTGGGCCCCAGCTCCTCCACCCTAGCCAGAGAGCCCGGGGAGCCGAGTATCTGTGCGTGGAGCCAGAAGAGACCCCGGGGTGAGCCCAGGCAGGCGGCCTCCCTCCCCGGAACTCACATATGGTGGTGAGCATGTTGGCCGTGGCTCGCTGGTGCTCTGGGAACCACAAGGCAGCCACCTTGGCTGGAGAGAAGATGACCAGGCTCTGGGCAAGGGCACAGAGGCTCTGGCCACCCATGAGGAAGGCAAATGGGTTTTGGGTCCCAACAACCACGCAGGGCATGATGCGTAGCACACTCCCAGCAAAGTTCAGCCACGAGCCCAGGATGGTCTGCAAGGAGGGTGTCAGGGATGGGGTCAGGATCTCTGCCGCCAACCCAGGTGCCCGCCGCGTCCTCCCAGCACCTGCACTTCCCACTGCAGCCACCCTGACAGCTCTGCTGGGTCCCCAGCTGTTGGGACTGATGGGCTCTGGTCTGGGGAGGAGGCCTTGACTCTCGTACCCAAATGCAGGGGCCTTCACCCTGTCCCAGAGCGGGCCACGGTGTGGGGTCTGACTCACCGCCTCACGGAGCCCGACGGAGTCCAGGACCCAGATGGCCACCAGGCCAAACAGGGTGGATACCACGAGGTAGACCAGTGACAGCCAGTTGATCTGCGCCATGGACAGGACGAAGTGCTCGGCAATGATGTCAGCCACAGGTGCAAAGCTGAGCCACAGCTGTAGGGGCCAGGTGGGAGTCAGCACAGAGCCACAGATCCCGGACCTACGTGCTCTGGCCCCAGCCAGCCCGAGGGAGCCAGAGTGCCAGCAGGCCTGTGAGGCCGAGGGGATCCAGCAAGCTGGACACAGGGCCCTCCTGCCCAAGGAGAGCGCCACCTTGCCTTCCCCGAGGGAGGGCACCCAGCGCAGGGTCAGAAAGCATGCCCTGACCGGGGATCAGCCTGAGGGGCAGACACTAAGGCCAAGGACCTGGCCAGAGCCCACAGGACCACGAGCCCCACCCAGACCAGACCTGGGGCTCCAAGGCAGGCCAGGGAAAGACGGGCATGACAGGGTCTCAGCTAGAACCTCTGGGATTGCAGGCCAGCCCCACCCAAAGCCAGCCTGACCTTCCCTCCCAGAAGGCCCAGGTGTTTGGGCAGAATGTTGACAGAGCGGATGCCATTCCCCACCCCGCAGGCATTATCAGGTGCTAGGGCTCTCCACCCCACAGACGTCTGGCACACAGCACGAGTGCACACTGCGGCCGAGGGGAAGGCCTCCTAGAGGAGGTGAGACTGGCTCATCCCTGAGGGAGGTCAAAGTGGAGCCGCTCACCAGGGCTCACTATAGGAGGGAGGAGGGCGTCCACGCGTGGGCCCCGAGGAGGCTGTGTCACTCAAGGTCAACTTCCATGAGTCCACCGAGCTCCAGGCCACACCCTCCGGCAGAGCAGCCAGACCCAGGCTCCGCCCGGACGAGGTCTGACTCAGCCCACGGGACAGGACAGGGAGCTTGGGCAACAGCCACCTTGTCTTCCTTTTTCCGCAGGACAGGGCCAGGGGCAGATCTCCCAGGCACAGAACGAGCTCCCCAAGCCCAGCTGATGGCTGCCTGGCCGAGCCCAGGGAGAGAGAGCCAGGCGTCCACTGACAAAGCCTGCCCTGCAGAGCCAAGCCCGCcgctccagcctcagccctgtCCTGCTTCCTCGGGGGCCTGAGTGAGGCCCACAGCTGACTCACTGAGCAGAGATGCGTCTGAAGCGTGCGGGGCAACGTGGGAGGACGATCTGTCCaactcccttcctcctctcccagccTCGACCCTGCCCTCGCTCGCCCCCTTGGGTCCTTTGAGTCTCATCCAGAGCACTGGGCTTGGCTGCCTTCTAGGTGGGTGTTGACCCAAGCTCTGCTCCGCCCGCCCCTTACGCTGCCCGCTGGAACCCGGGAGCCTTGGTCACTGGCTGCAGATGAGTAACTCCAGCCTCAAGGGCACTTGGCTGGAGTGAACGTggtgctcatggctcactgcggtgACCCAGGCAGAGACCATGACGACTCTTGGTGTCAGGGTGAGATTTCTTTGTGCTCCATGATGACTTGTGGGTATTGCTACAACGGTGAAGAACTGCAGTAGGAGGCCCTTGACTGTCCAAGGAATGCCCCACACCCAGGACACCTACTGACCATCGAACCAGCCCACACCCTCAGACGCTCCACCCAAAGTCAGTTATGGCTCCCCCAGTGCCTGGACACGGTGGGCCAGACGCCAAGCCACGGCAGTGAGTTACGGCGTGTGCCGGCATCTGTGGGCAGCAGGCAGCCCCCAGGCCCATCCAGCAGATCCCAGGCCTGTCTCGTCCGGGAGCTGGTTCTCCATACCTAGCCAgcaaaggaggaggggagaggcccCGGGGTCCACCTGGAAGAACCCTGACCCAGGCCTAAGAGCGGCTCCTGCTCCTGACCCTGAGCTTCCTGACCATCCCCGTGACCCGGCGCCTCCCTAAGCTGTGGGTCCTGCTGCCAACTCTAGCTGTTCATTGCACATTGCCCAGATACTGCCCAACCAGTTCCTGAGGCTCCCTGGAATGGTTGATGAGGGCACACAGGGCAGGAAAGGCTGCAGTGTGCAGCACGGGAAGGGAGCGGGGGCAGGAtggagcccagcccagcccaggagcCGCCCCTCACTCAGAGTCAGGTGGAGGAGAGTGCGGCTCCAAGCCCACCTCTGCTCTGTGCCTGCTGTCCTGGGGCTGGGAGgcgtggagggagggagggagggagggccacTGCAGGGCCACCTGTATGTGACTGGCTGGGGAAGAGGGACCCAGGCCACTGGCTGGAGCCACTGAAGGCTGGGAAGGGCTGGGACTCCATGACTGGCAGATCCCCCTGGGCACCCAGCCCTCCTGCTCTGTGCCCTGGGCCCCGACACCTCCAGGACAGACAGTGCCCCCAGTGCCCACACCCCCTAGCCACCCCCAGAAGGCACCCCCTGGCCCCGGCCCCAGCCAGCACCTGGCACCTCGGGCTGTGGCCACAGGAAAATGAAACCCAGCTGGTCCGAAGGGACCGAGGGTCCCGGAGCCCCCTGTCCCTGTCCCCGCCCCTACCATGGCGTTGGAGCAGCTGACCAGGCTGACTATGAGCAGGAACACCCAGCGGCGAGCGTAGGTGCGGTGGCCTTGTTGTGCACACAGGGCCCCGGGCTCGGCCAACCCGGGGTCTGCCCCCGTCTGTCCTGCCCCCGTCTGTCCTGCCATCGTCCGCGGCTCCATGGGTCTCCACCGGTCCCGCGGGCCGCCCGGGCTTAAGGACCTTCCAGCGTGGGCCGGGACCGCCCGCGGGTGGAGGTGGGGACAGGTGGAGCAACGGGGCCAGTTCCGCCCCAGGGACTACGGAGGAGGGTCCCGCCCCGTTGCAGTTAAAGAAGACCCAAAAAAGGGGATGAAAGGGGGGCCAAAGGTGAAGTTGGACCCTCCTCCTTTGGCCTCAGTTTGGAAGTCCCTGCCACAAAAACCGAATGTCCCCTCCAGAAAGGGCCCCCGGTCACAGCCTGTGTGGTCCTCAGGGTGGAAAGGCGCAGGAAAGGTGGCCTGGAAGTCACTCTGCCCAGCAGAAGCTCTGCATTTCCTGAAGGGGGCTATGGATCCCAAGTTCCTGAGGTTCAAGCCAGCCACAGGAAGGGGCCAGAGGCCAGCCTGGAGGAAGAGGCTGGGCTCGCTTTGCACAGAGCCTCAAATCAGACCAGTCCCTCTAGTGCCCCTGTGGAAAGCAGGCATGGGGTAGGAGGGGCCAAGGGTTGCCCGCCAAGGTGGGAGGGAAGGCTGGGAAGGCCTGTGGGCCCTACCCCGGGGTAGGCAGTCTCCCACACACGCACCGGATTGTTACCTGCATTTTACAACAGAGCACACAGCTCTCAGAGGAGTAGGCACAGGTTTCTGTTTGTTTAGGATGGAGAGGTCTGTGTGTTGGAAGGCAGAGAGGAGGGAGTTTCGGCTTAGTCTTGTCTGCAAGAACCTACTGATCCCACAACTGTACCTGGCCCACCCTGGGAGAGCCCAAGGGGCTTCGGGCCCTGTTGCTGAGGCCAGTATAGGGGTGGGGTGGAGGCTGGCCTGGTCAGACGTGCAAACAGACTCCAAACAAGAAGGCTTTATTGACCCTGAAACACATCCCTGTTTTCTGATACTCACAatattattcctgtttttttgttttttgttttttgtttttgagatggagtcttgctctgttgcccaggctggagcacagtggcgtgatctcggctcactgcaagctccacctcccaagttcacaccattctcctgtctcagcctccttagtagctgggactataggcgcctgccaccacacccggctaattttttgtatttttcatagagacggggtttcaccatgttagccaggatggtctcaatctcctgacctcgtgatccacccacctcggtctcccaaggtgctgggattacaggcgtgagccaccaggcctggcctggttTTTGTCTTAAACATTCATCTCCTTTGCCAGGGTCTGTCCGTTGTCCACACCTGAGTCTGAACAGGCTGATCATGAGGCCTCAACTTTCACTGTGCAATCTTCTGCAGAGATTGGGTATGTGTCTCAGATAGAGCTGTGCAcgttgagatttttctttttttttgcatagcGTCCCATCcagtaacaaagagaaaatggGGCTCACCCAGGGGTGTCCTGAGATGGGCGGGCCCCAAGGGAGTTCCACTCTCTTGAGACATGTGATGGGGCCCTGTGATCCTTGCTCCCTTTATCTCCTCTGCCTTTCCCCCGTCTAGCCTCCCTCCTCATCTTTGTTCCCCATTCCCCCACCAGTTCCTTCTGTTCTCCTTCTCCTCACCTCTTGTTTGCCCTGTCCTGAGGACCTAGCCCCCTTACAACCTTCCTTCATAGCCCAGTGCCAATGTTGGCCTGGGGCCTTCAACATCCCCTAACCCCCCCTGGCAGAGGGGGAGTTGCAATGCAGGCTTCCCTGTTGAGGGACCTCACTATTGTGGAGCACTGCTTCTGACAGGTGGTGTCTGAGCCTGTCACCATGAAATGCGGCAGCCACAGTAGCTACTTTCATCATTCAGTCTCTGTTGAGCATGCATTGTTGAGGGGCTCCTCCCCTCTACATGTCAGAACTCTTGGGTTGAGCAGGTGAGCTCAGCAACATTGCAGAATGCAAGATTAGCACACAACAATCAATTGCATTGATGTATAccaacaagaaacatgaaaaccaAAGTTAAAGACATTTATAATTACTCCaaggaaaattaaatactttGCTATAAACTTAGCAAACCATCTACAGAACTTGcatgtaaaattaaaaaccatgggccgggtgtggtggctcacgccttaatcccagcactttgggaggccaaggcaggcagatcacaaggtcaggagtttgagaccagcctggccaacatggtgaaaccccgtctccagtaaaaatgcaaaaattagccaggtgtggtggcgtgcacctgtagtcccagctacttgggaggctgaggtaggagaatctcttgaacccaggaggcagaggttgtagtgagttgagatcgtgccactgcactccagcctagacaacagagtgagactccatctcaaaaacaaaaaaaacaaaaaaattacacaccgtggctgggcaaggtggctcacgtctgtaatcccagcactttgggaggccaaggtgggtggatcacctgaggtcaggagttcaagaacagcctggccaatatggtgaaatcctgtctttactaaaaatacaaaaaattagctgggtgtggtggtacacgcctgtaatctcagctactcaggagactgtgaggtgagaattgattgaacctaggagacagaggttgcaatgagctgagactgtgccactgcactccagtctgggcaacagagtgagactctgtttcaaaaaaaaaaaaaaaattgcacaccATTAATAAAAGACATCATCAATAAACACCTAAAGAAATGGATAGGCATacaatgttcatggattggaaaatcCAACATAGTAACAATGTCAGTTCTCCCTAAATTGATCTATACATTTAATTCACTTCCATCAAAAGGTTTTTGTACTTGtagactgggaaaaatatttgcaaaccacatatccaacaaaggtctagtatcgagaatatataaagagcctTCAAAACTCAACAGTTTAAAAACCCAATTGGTAGCCAAGTATGGtttcacatgcctgtaattccagctactcaagaggctgaggccggagaattgcttgaacccaggagatggaggttgcagtgagccaagattgcactaccacactccagcctgggtgacagagtgagactgcatctcaaacagacaaacaaaaatccaattagaaaatgggcggcctggcgcagtggctgtagtcccagcactacgggaggccaaggtgggcagatcacgaggtcaggagatcaagaccatcctgggctaacacagtgaaaccccatctctactaaaaatacaaaaattagccaagcgtggtggcagttgcctgtaatcccagctgcttgggaggctgaggcagaagaatcgcttgaatctgggaggcagagattgcagtgagctgagatcgcacctttgcactccagcctgggtgacagagcaagactccatcttggaaaaaaaaggaaaaagaatgtaaagtgttatagctgctgtggaaaacaggttggcagtttctcataaaactaaatatgcaatcaccatatggtccagcaattgTACTCTCGGGCATTTATcccaaagaaataaagacttaTGTTCACCCCaactgggcacggtgactcacgcctgtaatctcagcacttcgggagactgaggtgggtggatcacaaggtcaagagtttgaggccagcctggccaatatggtaaaacctcaattatactaaaaatacaaaaattagccaggcatggtggcaggtgtctgtagtcccagctactcaggaggctgaggcaggagaatcgcttgaacctgggcagtggaggtcacagtgagccgagattatgccactgcactccagcctgggcaacagaataagactctgtctcaaaaaaaaaacaaacaaaaaaaaaccaaaacaacaacaaaaaaacacttatgTTCACCCCAAAAATAGTGCCCAAATGTTCATAGTAGTTACTTGtgatagccccaaactggaaacaagccaGGTGTCTCTCAGTCAGTGATGGCTGAGCAAAGTGGACTCAGCAGGAACCAACCGTTAATACATAGAACAACCTGATGAATCTTCAGGTAATGAcgcaaagtgaaaaaaaagccaAGCCTAAAAAGCACACCCTCTATCATTCCATTTATGTTCCATTTTGAAAAGATAGTGTCTTAGAAGTGGAGAACAGGTCAGCAGTTGCAAAGGTTTAGGGACTGGGGGTGTGGGGCAACAGGAGGGACCCTTGTGGTATGGAAGCGTTCTGCATCTCAAGTGTGGCGGATACAGGAACCCACACGTGCGAGATAAGTACAGGCCCACGAATGAACACGAGTGTGGCGGAAACAGGAACCCACACGTGTGAGATAAGTACATGCATACGAATGAACACGAGTGTGGCGGATACAGGAACCCACACATGTGAGATAAGTACACCCACACGAA
This genomic window contains:
- the SLC49A3 gene encoding LOW QUALITY PROTEIN: solute carrier family 49 member A3 (The sequence of the model RefSeq protein was modified relative to this genomic sequence to represent the inferred CDS: inserted 2 bases in 1 codon), translating into MEPRTMAGQTGAGQTGADPGLAEPGALCAQQGHRTYARRWVFLLIVSLVSCSNAMLWLSFAPVADIIAEHFVLSMAQINWLSLVYLVVSTLFGLVAIWVLDSVGLREATILGSWLNFAGSVLRIMPCVVVGTQNPFAFLMGGQSLCALAQSLVIFSPAKVAALWFPEHQRATANMLTTISNPLGVLVANMLSPALVKKGEDILLMLSVYAIPAGVVCLLSTICLRESVPPTPPSAGAASSTSEKFLDGLKLLVRNKAYVILAVCFGGCIGISYSFSTLLQQILCASGYSSGFSGLCGALFIAFGILGALALGPYVDRTKHFTEATKIGLCLVSLACMAFALVSLLQGQALALATTCSLLGLFGFSVTPVAMELAVECSFPVGEGAAVGLIFVLGQVEGIFIMLAMMALTVQCSERSFSTCQQGEDPLDWTASVLLMAGLCNLFSCILVLFFHTSYRRLQAESGKSSSTQNAAAVGGADSRRGVDRGGAGRAGVLGPSRATPECXRRGASLEDPREPQSPHPICCRATPRAQGPAATDAPSRPGGLAGSVLASRFIDQAGPHSSFSSPWVIT